A section of the Apodemus sylvaticus chromosome 10, mApoSyl1.1, whole genome shotgun sequence genome encodes:
- the Pcgf2 gene encoding polycomb group RING finger protein 2, with product MHRTTRIKITELNPHLMCALCGGYFIDATTIVECLHSFCKTCIVRYLETNKYCPMCDVQVHKTRPLLSIRSDKTLQDIVYKLVPGLFKDEMKRRRDFYAAYPLTEVPNGSNEDRGEVLEQEKGALGDDEIVSLSIEFYEGGRDREEKRNLMENGDGDKEKTGVRFLRCPAAMTVMHLAKFLRNKMDVPSKYKVEILYEDEPLKEYYTLMDIAYIYPWRRNGPLPLKYRVQPACKRLTLPTVPTPSEGTNTSGASECESVSDKAPSPATLPATSSSLPSPATPSHGSPSSHGPPATHPTSPTPPSTAVGTTTAANGGTSNCLQTPSSTSRGRKMTVNGAPCPP from the exons ATGCATCGGACCACACGGATTAAAATCACGGAACTGAACCCTCACCTCATGTGTGCCCTCTGTGGGGGCTATTTCATCGATGCCACCACCATTGTGGAATGCTTACATTCCT TCTGCAAAACCTGCATCGTGCGCTACCTGGAGACCAACAAATACTGCCCCATGTGTGATGTCCAGGTTCATAAAACCCGACCACTGCTGAGCATCAG ATCAGACAAAACCCTCCAGGACATTGTCTACAAGTTGGTGCCTGGGCTTTTTAAAG ATGAAATGAAACGGCGACGGGACTTCTACGCAGCGTACCCCTTGACGGAGG TCCCCAACGGCTCCAACGAGGACCGAGGCGAGGTCCTGGAACAGGAGAAGGGAGCTCTAGGTGACGACGAGATTGTCAGTCTTTCCATTGAGTTCTACGAAGGCGGCAG GGACCGGGAGGAGAAGAGGAACCTTATGGAGAATGGAGATGGGGACAAGGAGAAG ACAGGAGTGCGATTCCTGCGATGTCCGGCAGCCATGACCGTCATGCACCTTGCAAAGTTCCTCCGCAACAAAATGGATGTGCCCAGCAAGTACAAG gtGGAGATCCTCTATGAAGATGAGCCCCTGAAGGAATACTACACCTTAATGGACATTGCATACATCTACCCCTGGCGGAGG AATGGGCCTCTCCCCCTCAAGTACCGTGTCCAGCCAGCCTGCAAGCGGCTCACCCTGCCCACAGTGCCAACTCCCTCAGAAGGCACCAACACCAGCGGGGCATCAGAGTGTGAGTCAGTCAGCGACAAGGCTCCCAGCCCTGCCACCCTTCcggccacctcctcctccttgcccAGCCCTGCGACCCCATCCCATGGCTCTCCCAGCTCCCACGGCCCCCCAGCCACCCATCCTACCTCCCCCACTCCACCTTCAACTGCCGTTGGGACCACCACAGCTGCCAACGGGGGCACTTCGAACTGCCTGCAAACGCCATCCTCCACCAGCAGGGGGCGCAAGATGACTGTTAATGGCGCTCCTTGCCCCCCTTGA